In Streptomyces sp. NBC_01551, one DNA window encodes the following:
- a CDS encoding diacylglycerol kinase family protein — MSRRWTARLALATGLAALVVLVVFGGLASLLLMGVGWAGLALTAAGVWWMLTHTGWIRALAVLLVVVAPIAVLVLYASAGLLWVVLVSLALWALAVAAGSAALAQDSASGMPERSVVRAERPYLIMNPRSGGGKVERFRLAERARALGAEVVVLDPDHRQDVAELARRAVADGADLLGVAGGDGTQALVAAVAVEHDVPFMVISAGTRNHFAMDLGLDRQDPSRCLDALTDGVELRVDLGYIHEGQPADGDPGRVFVNSASFGVYAEVVQSPAYRDDKARTILEMLPALLTHAGGSLLSVRADELALDGPQAVLVSNNPYQRGDSAGLGRRERLDSGVLGVLGVEVANAAEAAQLLLPGGQGRGLTAVTAREVVVDADAPVIPVGVDGEALTLSTPVRCRIAAGALRVRVPRNRPGVPRGSVPMDWRRVRRLALTMGRTAAGRGAA, encoded by the coding sequence GGACCGCTCGTCTGGCCCTGGCGACGGGCCTGGCGGCGCTCGTCGTGCTGGTGGTCTTCGGCGGCCTCGCGAGCCTCCTGCTGATGGGGGTGGGATGGGCCGGGCTGGCGCTGACCGCGGCGGGCGTGTGGTGGATGCTGACGCACACCGGCTGGATCAGGGCGCTGGCCGTGCTGCTGGTGGTCGTCGCACCGATCGCCGTCCTGGTCCTGTACGCCTCCGCAGGGCTGCTGTGGGTCGTGCTGGTCTCGCTCGCACTGTGGGCGCTGGCCGTTGCCGCGGGCAGTGCCGCTCTCGCCCAGGACAGCGCGTCGGGCATGCCGGAGCGCTCCGTGGTCCGCGCCGAGCGGCCCTACCTGATCATGAATCCGCGCTCGGGCGGCGGAAAGGTCGAGAGGTTCCGCCTGGCGGAGCGGGCCAGGGCCCTGGGCGCCGAGGTCGTCGTCCTGGATCCGGACCACCGGCAGGACGTGGCCGAGCTGGCGCGGCGGGCCGTTGCGGACGGGGCCGACCTGCTCGGCGTCGCGGGCGGTGACGGGACGCAGGCCCTGGTCGCCGCCGTGGCCGTGGAGCACGACGTTCCGTTCATGGTGATCAGCGCCGGCACCCGCAACCACTTCGCCATGGACCTGGGCCTGGACCGGCAGGACCCCTCCCGGTGCCTGGATGCACTGACCGACGGCGTCGAACTGCGCGTCGACCTCGGCTACATCCACGAGGGACAACCGGCTGACGGGGATCCCGGGCGCGTCTTCGTCAACAGTGCCTCGTTCGGCGTGTACGCGGAAGTCGTGCAGAGTCCGGCCTACCGCGACGACAAGGCCCGCACCATCCTGGAGATGCTCCCGGCGCTGCTCACCCATGCGGGCGGCTCGCTGCTGAGCGTCCGGGCGGACGAGCTGGCCCTGGACGGCCCCCAGGCCGTACTGGTGAGCAACAACCCCTATCAGAGGGGAGACTCGGCGGGGCTCGGGCGCCGGGAGCGACTGGACTCCGGCGTGTTGGGGGTGCTGGGCGTCGAGGTCGCGAACGCCGCCGAGGCGGCGCAGCTCCTGCTGCCCGGCGGGCAGGGCCGCGGACTGACCGCCGTCACCGCCCGCGAGGTCGTCGTCGACGCGGACGCTCCCGTCATCCCCGTCGGGGTCGACGGCGAGGCCCTGACGCTGTCCACTCCGGTGCGCTGCCGCATCGCGGCGGGCGCGCTGCGCGTGCGCGTGCCGCGGAACCGTCCCGGGGTGCCGCGCGGCTCGGTGCCGATGGACTGGCGCCGGGTGCGGCGGCTGGCGCTGACCATGGGGCGGACCGCCGCGGGACGCGGCGCCGCCTGA